The Acipenser ruthenus chromosome 11, fAciRut3.2 maternal haplotype, whole genome shotgun sequence region GTCCCCAAACACAGGGGCGGTAGGGAGGTGTCGGAAACTAAAGGCAGACGTTTTAAAGAAAGAAGCAGAAACCGTATTAAAAGCACATCTGCTTCTGATTCTGGAGTGTTGTTTTTATCCAGAACTAGCACTCGTACGGGCATCGCACGGTAGAATTAGTTTTAAatttagcattttttaaatagtcGCTCGCAAAAAGCTGTAACCTGTGTTTAACCCAGTCCATCTCCAAAACTGCTCATTTCAGAGGCTTGGACAGAGCTGGTATACTGCGGGAATGTTTTATAATTGATGCTTTTCTCCCAAAGCAGCTGAAAAAGCACTGAACAAACTTTGATCGGCTCCCAACAAACGAGTCCCCCTGCAGTCCCTGTGGTTCCCTGTGAATACAGATGCTCAGTGTGTGTCGCTGGCTCGCAGTCTCCTCCTGGGTTGGCTCAGTCTGAATTCTAGGCACAACTGCACTAAATGGTCTTGCTGGGTTTATCCCTTTTTGAAATGTTTTCCCTGTAGAAAGTGTTTTAAGTGCTTTAACTCTGGGAGGGGGTGCAGTCAGTTTGACGCTCAAAGGCAAGTATAACCCCAGTAGTGTTGACGGGGTGTTGCTTCTATAGCTTGTTTTGTAGAGCTTGTAGAATTTTGCCGGTGTCAGTTTGAATAGTTACAGAaatgaaaccccccccccccacacccggTGATGCACCGCTTGTCTTGTGATTGGGACCCTGCAAAAAGGAACAATGCAGGGGCTGGCTGTAGACCTGTATACCTTAAAGGATCGCCTAGAGATACGAGtttacctgtttgtttatttatgcttTTCATTGTGTGGTAACCCAGCGTGCAGTATGATGTGGTAGGTAGTTTCGTAGTTGGTGTGGTATGTGGTTAGTTTTGCAACCTCCCACTACACAAACAAAGTAAGCACGCCAGCCCCTTTCTGTTGTATCTAGTAAGCCAGATTGTTggtatctgtttatttttattatagtaatCCATCACGTcggactgcggtgggaccagagtcagGGCGGAGATCTAAAAAGtctgataaatgaatcctgttttaaataccattatacacagctgtaacaattactatattcactcaattattgttttgagattcagcttgtattggggagctcccctaaatcccttgctTGGAAAGATactgggtattaatgcttgtgacagagtagccgtgtgggtgcagggatggaaataaggctcccattgcgtagcagtttgatccattcctggttttactaagcaTTTAAGACACACCTAgcacttgttacctatacactggggctaatcgggctcattttaaaacctggaatgcgtATAAGTGCTATGcactaggagtcttatttccattcgctgccgagtgacaggcaggagatcgagacggagggtgaagttgacccccccccccccccccccctttgcaggtgaacatgatttatttacatatcaacacactgaacagctcgcGCGACACTGCCAggaatggcagcgcacggagcacatacaacacactgTACGATAAACTTTGGTAGGACCTAcaatctctgttcaataataaacataGAATGCCTATCTTCTTGTTTTACTAGCCTTTTGGAAATTCAAATCCTGACTCCCGTTGTTGCATAGTCACTTCAGCTATTCCAGTATTGCGAAAACCATCGATCTTGTGGCTAAAAAAAATCCTAGTTAAACGAGGGGTGAGGAAAGCAGTTGCTGGGAATCCACTTTCCAAATTGCAGCATGttcttggtttatttatttagaaagtaAGTTTCACATCGGtgatatggtgtgttgatgtgggAAACGTACTTTCTAATCACTACTAtagtctattttattttattgtttatttaagaagttttttttttttttgtaatagtatAGTAAATCAAAACAAATAGTGGCAGAGATGACTGAAGGCTAAACTGAAGCTCCTTTTCTGGAAGATCACAGAATGCTGTGTTTGTGCGGAGCCATTCCCTGAACATCTGCTATCACTTTTTAGGTTTGCCATAAATGTATGCAGATACTGTACAGCTGGCAGTTTTTGTTGAAACTGATTGACGCATTATATAGTCTGCTGCGAGTGTTTTATTTCAACACAGAAGCACTATCCCTCCTCTTCATGTTCTGGTCCCGCACCACACGGGCCTTTTCCTGAACTTACAGCAGCGAGATCAAGCAGCAGGATTGAATTTTAGTGCATTTGGGCTTTTAGATTAAATCTAGAAATATCAAGCACCCAAGGGGTTCGTCTGGAATGTGCTGCTactaaagtgtgtgtttgttcacGCAGTCTCTGGGTTTTCAGTGTGCCAAGGTCAGATTGTATAAAGTGCTCAGCAATTAGCTGTGGTTCATAGACTGACCGTGTGATACTAAAGGGGGGGCTGCACCTGGACTAGAAGCTGCCCTGGAcacgtgtgtgtgagtgtgcgtgtgtgtcaaaTCTGCAGTTCTAAAAATGTTAGGGGAGTGGATGACTATCATGAATGTGTTGGGAATCTGTGTGCCCAGTGTTGTCTcgtctttttgtttaattgttgattTTTGTCCTGGGTGTTTTCGCCAATCAATATTTCTAATGAAATTAACTTGTGTTGTGCCTGTCGTGAGGATTGCTCGCCTGTGGAAGGCGGTTGTGTGGGACTGTGCAGATTAGGAGCTCAATCGTGTTTCTCTTCCCTTTACCCCTCTGCAGGTCCTTAAACATGGACTTGGAGAACCAGGACAAGGACAAGGATGGGAATGTCATGTCGCAGGGAACGTTTAATGCCAACGCCAGCAACAACAGTGAGTGTTGTGAAGTAGAGTCCAGTCCTTGAGAGCCGTTACCACTGTTAGATACACACCCCTGTTCTGAACAAGTGAACCCGTTCCAAAGCGGTGGGCATTTAAACCCAATAAAATAACCAGAGCCCTACATACAGGGTGGGGGTCAATTCCTGTCTTTCAATTCcacttcctttttaaaatcaattccgtcattgatcacaattgcaatcggcagcattctgttaaaatgagcttctcacagtggcaacacgtCACTTAAGCCGAAGTCGCTGTCAAATGAAAGCGGTTGAACAATCACAAGTCTCTAACATGTCCGTTCCAATTCCATCGATTTTAACTTCCCCATTCctgttaaaaaggaattggaaatggagcCAGCCCTTCCTACATCTCGGATGCCTCTTCTGGAAGAGCGGCAGGGCCTGCTCCCTCGCGCCACTGTGCTCCTGCAGGACTTCCAGAAGAGCTCTCCTGCTCTACCTGCCTGGCACTAAAGAGCTCTTCAGTTACTCGGTGTGACTTTGTCAGCTGCAGTGCCGGCGGCTACAAAGCGATTTCATCGAGCACAGCCCCGTCATCCCCTCTCTGTTCTGAGCATCCCTTTAGGGAGAGCTGTGCCGCTAGTCTCAAACGGGACCCATAGACTGGCATTAAAATGAAGAGATGCgctttagtgtttattttttctccCCCGATTTGGCTTTAAAATGGCTTTTGATTCTCATCCCCAGCGGTGTGTTGTGTTCCAGGTATTCAGACTATCGACTCGACCCAGGCGCTGTTCCTGCCCATCGGAGCCTCCGTCTCCCTGCTCGTCATGTTCTTTTTCTTCGACTCCGTACAGGTGGTCTTCACGATCTGCACGGCAGGTACGCTCGCAGCTTTACTCTGGCATTATTCCTGTAGTGGTTTGAAATGGAGGTagattaacaaataaaacattgtttttacattaatatacagggtgatttagaaagtaagtttagcACATCCATGAtctggtgcgttgatgtggttctaatcaccctgtactttttttttaatgcacgaTTTTGAACAAAGGATATACCTTTTATTTCAACCATTGGTTTGGCAAATCCTTGATCCGGTGATAATGGCTACACGGCATTCCTGATTTGGATCTGTCCGGTTAATAACATCATCTTGGGGAGCAATACAATGTCTTTACTGaggctgcttttatttatttatttatttcctctcgTCTAGCTGCATTTAATAATGCATTTCTAAGATGACACAATAAATCAGTGGGAAGTCTCCCCTGAGCAGGAGATCTCTCTGCTCTTTCAGAGCTGCTGGTTTCTCTGAGGGGATAGACTCTCCGTCGTGTGTGTGCTTTGTGAGATTCTCAATTCCCACCCTCTAGCGCTTCACACAGATGGAAATAAGGAGTGGGAGAGAGTTTTAGTGGAAAACCGTTTCTGAATCTCGAAGGAGGGATGATAAAAGgcttttctgtttttataaaatgttgttcctCAAAGAAATGCCGCAACGGCCCAAAGCAGACTGTGGGCAAATGGTCATTTAAGGACAACCTTTGTATTACGTACCGTAATTCCAACAGTGCAACCTTTCTCTCCTCCTGCAGTTCTCGCAACGATAGCCTTTGCCTTCCTGCTCCTACCGATGTGCCAGTATCTAACAAGACCCTGCTCCCCTCAGAACAAGTAAGAGATCTCCCTTGTCCTAGCTGAGCTGCACGTCAGAGCCACGGTCAATTCCTGATTCCACttcatttttaaaacctgttCCCTTTTAATCAGTTTCAGCACATCATTGATCACAATTACAATTCGCAGTATTCtgtttaaaatgagcttctcacaagTGGCAACTAATTTCAAAAATTTAATTcattgttagtcaattaaattggcttcgaatgaaagcagttgaacaagcGCAGTCGTtgtctaaaatataaattccaattccttcaaacaCTCAAACTAGCCCCAGGGCTGGCTGCAGATCAGTGGTGACTCAAGCCTTGTTTCCACGTCCGTGCTCCTAAAACAGTTTTGGTTTTCAGATGAACTGGATTTAAATAGCTGTAGAACAGGAAAatctcttgtgttttttttgttttggaaatgcAACAACGCTGCTGGACTTttgagggggggtgggggaggaacTTTCCGCAAGTCTTTAAAAGGTGACATTTTAGATAagcttattttaaaaagtgtcatgtttttttatttttatttaaagaatgctgCCACGTCGTGGATAGAAAGGAGATCATTGTGCTCTGGTGAGGGTTGTGTGGTGGAGACAGGGTGTGCAGGATGCTCTGCAGCAGTAATGAGATGAGTGTTTGTGTGCTTGTGTTTGCAGAATCTCCTTCGGCTGCTGTGGTAGGTTCACTGCTGCGGAGCTGCTCTCCTTCTCCCTGTCTGTGATGCTGGTCCTCATCTGGGTGCTGACCGGGCACTGGCTGCTGATGGACGGTAAGGCCCTGCACAGCTCCCCTGGTGCTGTGTCTCCACCTGCTGGGCTCGGCTGGGCTGGGCTGGCAGGTAGCGGGTGTGTTGGTCAGCAACACCTACCCCTGCACATCCCCTTCCTGACTGAGCCAGAAATAACAAAGCCTGCTAACCTTAGCTATTCACGGTGGAAACGGCCAGGCCAGTTTTATACGTATATGTGATGAGATGTAGAAATCAGTGTAGTGACTGACTGGTTCACTCTTATGAAAAGACCTGTAACCCTGTGATTTAGTCTTTTATTTCTTTACCTGTCCCTGATGAAGCCTGCCCCATTATATACATGAGCTCGAACCCGCATCAGCTTGTGTTTTATGTACATTTCTTGTTAATACAGTAAGTGTGGATATTTCCATTACTGGTATGTAGATTTCCCTCCTTTTCAGTTCTTTTTAAGTCTTCGTAGAAGCATTTCTCTACGGCCTATATCATCTCCTCATCTTTACGAGAATGCTTTGAGGAGATTTTCATGAGATATCCTTttatcctgagagagagaggtgcATTAAGTACTTTCACAGACAAAGATTAAATTCTCCATCCCTCTCTGATTAAAATGCCTGCTCTGCGTTGCACTGGAGTGGATTTATAGACTGGAGGTCTCCCTGCTCGGACCCCTCCAACAATAACCCATTCATCAGAATTATCAATGCAGTGCTGCCTCGATAGTTCATTATATTTAATAGAATTAAATAGATTGTATATGCATTTATATAGAACTCCTATTTAAATAGCAACATATGAGATTTGCATTCCGATCTCAATAACTAGTATGACCTGCTGAGCTTTGCTATCCTGCACCAATAATACCCACCCTGCCtgcctccttaaaaaaaaaaatctctacaagGCACAAGCGGATGAAGGATACGGCTGCTTGAAATGCAGGGCTGTAGTTCCTTGGACAGCTTCTTGGCGAGTGATGCCAGAGATGATAGGAACGTTAGATATCGTCTGTGGAGACCTGATGGGAGAGCATTAATTAGTCCCAGGGAAACGTTACAATCCAGGCCAGCTCCCGTTTGTGTGGCATAGCCGGCTGTTTGTTTGTGGGCTCCAGCAGGGTTGACCGAAATTAGAGGTGTAAATAAAACCTCCCTGTCTAAATATAGGCGGGTAAGCAGCTCGAAGAATCCCGGCTGATGTTGTCAACGTGACGAGCTCACGCTCGGGGTAAGAATGTTAGCAGATTAGCTTCGAAACCTAAGCCTGTGGCTTTGTGAGCAGCTAAACACCACACTGATTTGAAGCGCAGCAGCATTGTACTCGGGTAATCTGCTCTGAGGAGCTCTCAGCTGTTTACTGGGGCCTTTGAGGGCCACACCTGTGCAATACAGCAGTCAGTCCCTGAGTGCTgcatggtgatgatgatgatgatgatgggatACAGCAGTCAGTCCGAGTGCTgcatggtgatgatgatgatgatgatgggatACAGCAGTCAGTCCCTGAGTGCTgcatggtgatgatgatgatgatgatgatgggatACAGCAGTCAGTCCCTGAGTGCTgcatggtgatgatgatgatgatgatgatgatgatgatgggatACAGCAGTCAGTCCCTGAGTGCTgcatggtgatgatgatgatgatgggatACAGCAGTCAGTCCCTGAGTGCTGCATGGTGATGATGGGATACTGCCGTGGGGCTCGCTAGCTGGTGTCTGTTGCTAGAACTTGATCTAATCTCAAGCCTGTTTGCTGTTTGTCAGAACAGTAGCTGATGGATGAAGTGAGACGAGGAACCATTTAAGATACAGATTGtaatgtgtggtttgttttttttaattgtcttcaGATTTTAGGACGCAGTGGTATTCTGTGATTCTCGAGTTCGATGATGTGTCTCGTATAATAAAACGGTGTTCAGATGGTGACTGTTAAGAGATTGCTTTTAAATTGGATTCTCATTTTGAGTACTGTGAATGTAGGTCAGTGACACCCGATTGGCTAAGCTATTAAAGGCAATggctcgtctctctctctctctcgctctctcactctcactctctctctctcgctctctccatcCCATGTGTAATTATGCATCACTCTGGTGCGCTAAACCCTAGCTGCTCATGAATAATTCTTCTGATATTCCCTGAACAGAGAGTTACAGCTCTGGCTCGTATCTCTTCATATTAATTTAGAAAGACTCCTTAGTTATTTCTGTAGAAGATTCCCTCTTGATTTCTAGATGCCTGTGCTATAGTTGTTAAAAGTATGCATAAATAACCAAGTTCTCTTTTTAAATATGAAGAAACTTGATATTAAAAACAATGATGATTTTCTATACAGGAACTAGTACTGATAGTCTTACCCAAAGCACaggcctttttaaaataaatcgcTGCTGGAACTGCCAAATTTGCAATGGGCTTCCGTTCTTTCATTAGATGGGCATCCAGTGTTTTATCCAATTCCTTTTCTATGTAATCTAGACCAGGTGGGTGGCTGGATTACATGATTTATCTTCCGCttccttttgtgtttttatagCATCGAACATGACATGCACCCATGTGTAATGCGACCCTCAAAGTGCTTTGATCGGGTACGATTGGGAGCGGTTGTGCTGAATTGTGTGCAGAGATCTCTTGACCGCACTGGGCATTTCTAGAGCAGGAGTACAAATCAGTCGTTTGATCCCACCCTCTGTTAATCTCTGAAGAGATTACATACAGATGAAGGGAGTAGCTGCTTATCCCTCCTCGCTAGCACACAGGCTAAACGTTAATACACCCAGGTCAGTGCTGGTTCACATGCCACAGACACGGAGAGCATCCCTGATCTGCCCTGTTACTAACAGCTGGCCTCTGGTCGAAGTGGCTGTGTAGCTGCACAGTAACACAAAGCTGTCTAGGGAATGGATTGGTAATGGGACTTTGTATCTGAAGAGCTACAGCATCATAGCCAGCCTCTCGTTCTGCAGAACTAGACTGGCCGTGTAGGTTTGCGCGGCGCAAGGATTAATCACTTGGCTGTTTTCAGTTCATAtcaacattgtttatttttaaaaacctccATAAACCTTTGAATTGAGTGCGATTTACCTGGTCCAGTCCCTTCATAATCTTGTCTGCCTGATTCCTAGACCATTCATATACAGAACCATGTGGACGAGGATTGAGTTCGTTTAGAACGGCAATATAAAATTATATCTGAACTCCGATTTAGAGACCGCCTTCGTGCCTTGATGTTAAAAGTAgctgtttttaacttattttctgTAGTTTTATATTTAGATTGATCCCAAAAAAatcaggtaaaacaaaaaaagaaacactgtagTTTTTGTTAACGGTGTTGAAAATCCCAATGCATTGTTTCAGCGTTAATCTCTCTGTGTGCTTCTCCCCAGCTCTGGCCATGGGCCTGTGTGTCGCCATGATCGCCTTCGTCCGGCTGCCAAGCCTGAAGGTCTCCTGCTTGTTGCTGTCCGGCCTGCTGATCTACGATGTGTTCTGGGTGAGTCCCTGCGTTAGGGCTGGTTCATTCGTCTCCTCTCTAAGGGCTGGTTCATACGtctgtcgcagatgaatgcgatacatCGGGCGCAGACCGCAATAAAACCTGTGCCGCTTCACGAGCTGCTGTACGaaggacgcgtcgtgtcgcagcccttttgactTAATTGGCAGAATTGGGAAAAATTTACGTTTTAGGAGATGTGCCGAGTTTGTATCCCTTGTACATCCCTTGAATAATACACACCAACGCTGTTTCTATTATTTGGGCATCTCTATATTCTTTAAGTGAGGGTTTATATAAATGTGGATGTTTACAAACCTCTATTGAAAGTTCCTCAAAGCGTACGACCTTGCAGCGAACGTTGACATTTTTCATCATCCGACCCGTGCGATTTTGAGGTCgcagacgcatgagaaaaggctgtacgactttgCAAGAGAGACACGAGTGTGGATGACGTAATTCCGACCTGTCGCACGGACAGAGACCCTCGACTCTATCGGAGTCTGAAGTGTGAACCAGCCTGAACTCTCGACCGTTTCCTCCCTGCAGGTCTTCTTCTCAGCCTACATCTTCAGCAGCAACGTGATGGTGAAAGTGGCCACGCAGCCTGCAGACAACCCCCTGGACGTGCTGTCCCGAAAACTGCACCTGGGCCCCAACGTGGGCCGGGACATCCCACGGCTATCGCTGCCTGGCAAGCTAGTCTTCCCTAGGTAAGGGGGCAGGGGGttccttttaaatgtttacagCAACTCCTAGAAATAGTTTTAAAGTGCATTTCCCTATATTAAATGGGACATTGGAAAGTGAAATGGTCTTTTGTGTTCAGTgcatgtgtggtgtgtgttttttttttttttttttttttttttttttttttttgccttctgtCTGCATCAGCAGTTTAATACATTAAATGCAGGTGTTTATTTGACACAGGTTTTacgttttttaaattttaaaactaaCCATTTGTGTTGGTGCGCTCAGACGCTCGCTcacttttttgtttcctttgtttGTGACGGGGATGGCTCACCTTCTATTTTCCACAGCTCCAGTGGAAGCCACTTCTCCATGCTGGGGATCGGAGACATTGTGATGCCGGGGCTACTGCTCTGCTTCGTGCTGCGTTACGACAACTACAAGAAGCAGGCCAACGGGGAGGCGCCCGGCACCCCCAACACCCCGGGGCGCATGAACAAGGTCTCCTACTTCCACTGCACGCTCATCGGATACTTCGTGGGTAAGCAGGAAGGCCCCTTTTGTACGATTTTATTGTCAAATAAACCCTTCTTAGAAAGCTCACTGCTTTCCGGTGGGTGGATGTGATGATGCACTacggtcacgttacgaaatacgaTGAGTTACAAAACCATCTTTGTGTAACGTGTGATGACAGCAAGTGATCATTTATGATTGACTATTTTGTTAAATGAgatttggggaggggggggtgagagagagaaataTATTCACGCCAAGCATGAATCACGCATGCCTGTTTAACATTGTTGGAACCGTTTTGTGGACTGCAAGTTTGTCGCAGTGCATTGTGTTGTAATCGAGATGTGTATCACCCCTCCTCTTCCTTGCATGGAGGATGCTGTGGTTGGAGAGGTGCTCCTGTGGCCTGACTCTCTGTCTCTGCAGGTCTGCTGACGGCGACGGTTGCCTCCCGGATTCACCGCGCAGCTCAGCCTGCTCTCCTGTACCTCGTTCCCTTCACCCTGCTGCCTCTGCTCACCATGGCCTACCTGAAGGTGAGCACACGCACTGAGCCACGCAGGAGCAAAACCTCCAGCAACAAGAACAGTGATAATGACAATAATCTATTCATTTAATTGTCCCTGTATAggtttaatgacatttttatgtAAACTCATCAACTTTGTTGGCTGCTCCtgacctgtgtgtgtctctaaccTCTGACCCtccacctaagtggaaagaagtagagcaagctgtgaaaaaagcaagggcttcatcatctccagggcctaatggagttctgtactgagtgtacaagagtgtttcaggagttctatgaatcctgtggaaCGTGATGAAAGTGGcgtgggaaaaacaggttgtaccaagagcatggtgccgagcagttggagtctttatacctaaagaaaaagattctgcaagcatcagtcagtttcaccctatttccctattaaacgtagaaggcaagattttcttcagcattattgctcagagattgtcaacttacctattaaagaactgcttcattgacacttcaatacaaaaagcgggcattccaggtttcccaggatgcttagaacacatcaatgtgatctggcaacaaattcaatccgctaaaaaggagaggaaggagctccatgtgacattcctggatttggctaatgcatatggtttagtgccacatgaactacttctaacaaatttagtgaaagcctactttggagatttgcaattttgtttttcaaattcagaattcagcactacatggcaatgtctagaaattgttataatggcaggatgcaccatttctccactggcttttaccatggcaatggaagtaatcattagggcatcaaaatgggtagtgggaggagagagcttggcttctggaatgcgactgccaccaattcgagcatacatggatgacatgacaaccatgactacaacagtagctggaagctttaatcagttcatatgtcaggaaatggttgggagttccacgctgtctcagcagagtgggactttatggtaaaggaatactgcagctaccagtctccgctccaACCGAGGAGTCTGTGCGCCAAGGTCATGGTAGAGTCATGCGACGAATGCgcaagggaggcagcacctgtgttgaaaactggaagaaagtgggcggcaaagaaagccgtggaagttgaaacaccgaggatggacggtgcccacttgaagaccccagagatgtaccctacttagctcaatccagacggttgtcatgctgatgcgctggggagaccgcactgtggttgatccctggagccagcatcacagccgttgtgtgtgctgatgcactggggaggcaaaataagctgatccctggagccagtattacacttcagccatcaccaccaggcagaaggatatctacatcattagatggaaagaaacgcaaatggctggagatgcagatggatcacattagtttactgtaaagctatgtcgtagttgagttcaaatcagcatgaagttttaacatctactcctatgtaatggaaatctctcgacagtgtgtgtgtgtctgtctctgctctagcttgtgtgtgtgtgtgtctgtctctgctctagcttgtgtgtgtctgtctctgctcTAGCCTGTGTGTTCTCTGCTCTAGCTTGTGTGTGTTCTCTGCTCTAGCTTGTGTGTGTCTGCTCTAACCTGTGTGTGTTCTCTCGACAGGGGGACTTGCGGCGCATGTGGTCGGAGCCCTTCCACTCCAAGGCGGGCAGCTCTCGCTTCCTGGAGGTATGATGGGGCCCCGTGGCCCGCGAGCCAGCCAGCGTGTGCATGGACTGGTGCAGAGAAGCTACTGGGTGCCCAAGGGTTTGTGTCTTGTGGTTTTGTTTTCTCATCTCGCCCAAACCGGTGCTTTTTTTTAAGGCATTAAAGAAATAGGAATTACTTTTACGACGACGAGAAGGAAAgacaaggaaggaaggaaggaaggaaggaaagaggaCCCTGCGGGCGGTTTTATTCCATTCCGTTTTCTTGTTAAGGAACTCAATCCCTGTGCGGTTTACAAACAAACCCCATTCCCACTCTCTGGACTAGCCATGGTGTCCGAGCCCAGCCATGGAAACTTCACACTGCAGACCACCACCacctttataattattattgttattgttattgctgttattgttacattttctttctttttttgaaacGGGGGGGGAAAGGCAGATTTAAAGTGATGAACATTTAGCTGCTGGACTGTCAAAGATAAAAGAAGAAGGAAAAAGGGGACCAGAATCTAGTCTTGTctatagctctctctctctctctctctctctctcgctctttgaTTTTAATGGAGATTTCCTGTTGCGTGTGTTGACTTGTGTCGTCCCCTGTCCCCCCCAACTGTGACGAGCGGGTTCTGTTGTGGTATGGATACTGCGTTTCAAATTCCCTTGCCACCCAGTGTTGTGTTGACGTGAAACCAtaggtggtgtgtgtgtgtctgtctatatatatatatatgtgtgtgtgtgtgtatgtatgtatgtatgtatatatatatatatatatatatatatatatatatatatatatatatatattaattataattacaCACACCACTCCAAGGCAAAATCATGTTGTGTAGAAGGCTTTGGCTGTCTGCTGTAAATGTAAGCATGTCTAGCGGTTAAATATGGCTTCCTTGTATAGTATAATTCCTATGCCCCAGCCTCTGCCtcacagttttaaaaacaaacctgtACCCTTTTTTTTCTGTGGGGGTCACAAATTATGATTATGTACTAAAAAACGAAATCATGCGTACGGAGTTTTCAAAGTGAATTTTGTTGCAGTCCATGCATGTATTCCAGCAGTTTAGCCGTATTGTCTCGGGTCTGTTTCTGTCCATTTGTAAACGGCTTCTTCTGAAGTAGTTCAGCCCCTagcctccccctctccctttgTTGAATCACGGACCA contains the following coding sequences:
- the LOC117426184 gene encoding signal peptide peptidase-like 3 isoform X2, whose protein sequence is MAEQTFSWAYSLVDSSQVSTFLISILLIVYGSFRSLNMDLENQDKDKDGNVMSQGTFNANASNNSIQTIDSTQALFLPIGASVSLLVMFFFFDSVQVVFTICTAVLATIAFAFLLLPMCQYLTRPCSPQNKISFGCCGRFTAAELLSFSLSVMLVLIWVLTGHWLLMDALAMGLCVAMIAFVRLPSLKVSCLLLSGLLIYDVFWVFFSAYIFSSNVMVKVATQPADNPLDVLSRKLHLGPNVGRDIPRLSLPGKLVFPSSSGSHFSMLGIGDIVMPGLLLCFVLRYDNYKKQANGEAPGTPNTPGRMNKVSYFHCTLIGYFVGLLTATVASRIHRAAQPALLYLVPFTLLPLLTMAYLKGDLRRMWSEPFHSKAGSSRFLEV
- the LOC117426184 gene encoding signal peptide peptidase-like 3 isoform X1; its protein translation is MAEQTFSWAYSLVDSSQVSTFLISILLIVYGSFRSLNMDLENQDKDKDGNVMSQGTFNANASNNTVCCVPGIQTIDSTQALFLPIGASVSLLVMFFFFDSVQVVFTICTAVLATIAFAFLLLPMCQYLTRPCSPQNKISFGCCGRFTAAELLSFSLSVMLVLIWVLTGHWLLMDALAMGLCVAMIAFVRLPSLKVSCLLLSGLLIYDVFWVFFSAYIFSSNVMVKVATQPADNPLDVLSRKLHLGPNVGRDIPRLSLPGKLVFPSSSGSHFSMLGIGDIVMPGLLLCFVLRYDNYKKQANGEAPGTPNTPGRMNKVSYFHCTLIGYFVGLLTATVASRIHRAAQPALLYLVPFTLLPLLTMAYLKGDLRRMWSEPFHSKAGSSRFLEV